A stretch of Prunus dulcis chromosome 6, ALMONDv2, whole genome shotgun sequence DNA encodes these proteins:
- the LOC117630591 gene encoding MDIS1-interacting receptor like kinase 2-like codes for MKGVQKTPLFLLLLHISFLFLLPLNAASSPRTQAEALITWKNDFASSPPSLNSWSVTNLNNLCNWTAIVCDHNTKSISQIDLSNFNISATLTHFNFTPFLNLTQFKLKGNNFTGPVPSAIGKLSKLTTLDLDTNLFSQEIPVQIGMLTELQYLSFFNNSLTGVIPYQLSNLQKVQFLNLGANYYLETPDWSKFSGMASLTHLDFSPNTLDSEVPEFISKCLNLTFLDLSENAFTGKIPEAVFTNLGKLKHLHLAWNNFSGPIPEDIGLISGLQHIDLEGNYLEGPIPSSIGQLRELKYLDLQMNFLNSSIPSELGLCTNLTYLALASNFLSGKIPPSIGQLRGLRYLDLSSNSLNSSIPSELGFCTNLTHLDLTSNHLEGKIPSSIGQLRELQHLDLQMNSLDSSIPSELGFCTNLTYLDLSSNHLEGKIPSSIGQLRELQNLYLQMNSLNSSIPSELGFCFSLTYLDLSRNQLSGSIPLTLSNLAHIQSLDLSNNNLNGSFPTEIAFPLLGNFYLSQNNFTYNTFVGNSDLCRDARGLSRACNSKKNNKKVIIGVLVPVCVISVVAITIALILMFHKKTKCALKKINSTAQNFENFVSMILQEEVKFTFGEVVKAIDDFHEKYCIGKGGFGRVYKAELLSGQVVAVKRLNMSDSNDIPAINLQSFENEIRTLTNLRHRNIIQLYGFCSRRECIFLLYEYLERGSLGKALYGVEGVTELGWATRVKVVKGLAHALSYLHHDCSPPIVHRDVTVNNVLLESDFEARLSDFGTARLISANSSNWTHIVGSFGYMAPELALTMRVTDKCDVYSFGVVALEVMMGRHPGDLLESQLSKSSKSMTEDNAELLLKDLLDQRLEAPSNELAKAVVVVMSLALGCIRTRPGSRPTMLYVAQKLSARSLPSLPEPFGMLTINKLMGI; via the exons ATGAAAGGAGTTCAGAAGactcctctttttcttcttctccttcatatttcctttcttttcttgcttCCATTGAACGCCGCATCATCACCAAGAACACAAGCAGAAGCTCTCATAACCTGGAAGAACGACTTTGCTTCTTCACCACCTTCTCTCAATTCTTGGTCCGTCACAAACCTCAACAACCTTTGCAATTGGACTGCCATTGTCTGTGACCACAACACCAAATCAATTTCCCAAATTGACCTCTCCAACTTCAACATCTCTGCAACACTAACCCATTTCAACTTCACCCCATTTCTCAATCTCACCCAATTCAAACTCAAGGGCAACAATTTCACAGGACCTGTGCCATCTGCCATTGGCAAACTCTCCAAGCTCACAACTTTGGACTTGGACACCAACTTATTCAGTCAAGAAATACCTGTACAGATAGGCATGTTGACTGAGCTTCAGTATTTGAGTTTCTTCAACAACAGTCTCACTGGTGTAATTCCCTATCAGCTTAGCAATCTCCAAAAGGTACAGTTTTTGAATCTTGGAGCCAACTACTATTTAGAAACTCCTGACTGGTCTAAATTTTCAGGCATGGCTTCTTTGACACACCTTGATTTTTCTCCAAACACTCTTGATTCAGAAGTCCCAGAATTTATATCTAAATGTTTGAACTTGACATTCCTGGACTTGTCTGAAAATGCTTTCACTGGTAAAATTCCAGAAGCGGTATTTACCAATCTGGGCAAGCTCAAACACCTTCATTTAGCATGGAACAATTTCAGTGGTCCAATTCCTGAAGATATTGGTTTGATATCTGGTCTTCAGCATATTGACTTGGAAGGGAATTACCTTGAAGGGCCAATTCCATCATCTATAGGCCAACTCAGGGAGCTTAAATACCTTGATCTTCAAATGAATTTCTTAAACTCTTCAATCCCTTCTGAGCTTGGTCTTTGTACTAACCTCACCTACTTGGCCCTGGCTTCCAATTTCCTCAGTGGGAAAATTCCACCTTCTATAGGCCAACTAAGAGGGCTCCGGTACCTTGATCTTAGTTCCAATTCCTTAAATTCTTCAATCCCTTCTGAGCTTGGTTTTTGTACCAACCTCACCCACTTGGACCTGACTTCCAATCACCTTGAAGGGAAAATTCCATCCTCTATAGGCCAACTGAGGGAGCTTCAGCACCTTGATCTTCAAATGAATTCCTTAGACTCTTCAATCCCATCTGAGCTTGGTTTTTGTACCAACCTCACCTACTTGGACCTGTCTTCCAATCACCTTGAAGGGAAAATTCCATCCTCTATAGGCCAACTCAGGGAGCTTCAGAACCTTTATCTTCAAATGAATTCCTTAAACTCTTCAATCCCTTCTGAGCTTGGTTTTTGTTTCAGCCTCACCTACTTGGATCTTTCGAGAAACCAGCTCTCTGGGTCAATTCCTCTAACACTAAGCAACCTTGCACATATTCAGAGCTTAGATCTTTCCAACAACAATCTCAATGGCTCATTCCCGACAGAGATTGCCTTCCCACTCCTGgggaatttttatttgtctCAAAACAATTTCACATACAATACTTTTGTTGGAAACTCTGACTTGTGTAGAGATGCTAGGGGCCTATCTAGAGCGTgcaattccaaaaaaaataacaagaaagTTATAATTGGTGTCCTTGTACCTGTTTGTGTTATATCAGTGGTTGCAATTACAATTGCTCTGATTCTTATGTTCCATAAGAAAACCAAGTGTGCACTTAAGAAAATCAATAGTACTGCTCAAAACTTTGAGAATTTTGTGTCAATGATATTGCAAGAAGAAGTAAAATTTACGTTTGGGGAAGTTGTAAAGGCCATAGACGATTTTCATGAGAAGTACTGTATTGGAAAAGGAGGATTTGGAAGAGTATACAAGGCAGAGTTGCTATCAGGTCAAGTTGTGGCAGTTAAGAGGCTTAACATGTCAGACTCTAACGACATTCCAGCAATCAATCTCCAAAGTTTCGAGAATGAAATAAGAACTTTAACAAATCTCCGACATAGGAACATCATTCAGCTATACGGGTTCTGTTCAAGGAGGGAATGCATCTTCTTGCTCTATGAATATTTAGAGAGAGGCAGCCTGGGAAAGGCATTGTATGGGGTTGAAGGGGTAACAGAACTTGGATGGGCTACAAGGGTCAAAGTTGTGAAAGGATTAGCTCATGCACTTTCTTACTTGCACCATGACTGCTCTCCACCAATTGTGCACCGTGATGTAACTGTCAACAATGTATTGCTCGAGTCAGATTTCGAAGCCCGACTTTCTGATTTTGGAACAGCAAGACTGATTAGTGCCAATTCATCCAACTGGACCCATATTGTTGGCTCATTTGGCTACATGGCACCAG AGCTTGCATTGACAATGCGAGTCACGGATAAGTGTGATGTGTATAGCTTTGGGGTGGTGGCGCTGGAAGTTATGATGGGAAGGCACCCAGGGGATCTGCTAGAATCCCAGctatcaaaatcatcaaaatcaatgaCGGAGGACAATGCAGAGTTGCTTTTGAAGGATTTGTTAGACCAAAGGCTGGAGGCTCCAAGTAATGAATTGGCAAAGGCAGTGGTGGTTGTGATGAGTTTAGCCTTGGGTTGTATACGTACGCGTCCCGGGTCTCGACCTACAATGCTTTATGTAGCACAAAAACTATCAGCTCGTAGTCTGCCTTCCCTTCCTGAACCATTTGGCATGCTAACCATCAACAAGCTCATGGggatataa